The Candidatus Saccharibacteria bacterium oral taxon 955 DNA segment AGAGGCTGGTTTTTGGTGATAATCATACTTGATCATTTATGTTATTTCCCAAACGGTCTAGTATTTATCAGTGGTGACAGCCGACTATACGTCACTGCTGCGGAAGGATTTTTTATAATTTCTGGACTTGTACTTGGTATTGTACGTGGCGCAAAACTCATAGACCGCCCGTTTAAGTATGCGTCCAGATTGATCTGGAAGCGCAGTTTTATGCTTTATGTAACTAGTGTTATCATCACCATGCTATCAATCATGATCGGCTGGCAGTTCATCGGCAACGACGGTGTCAAATCACCGCTACCTCTACCTGAGGGCAATGTATTCAACTTATTTTGGGACATAATCACCCTGCGCGAGTTCTATGGCTGGGCTGACTACCTGAGGTTATATGCAATATTTCTAGCCCTATCACCAAGCGTGCTCTGGCTACTACGTCATGGAAAATGGTACATCGCCCTAGCTACTAGTGCTGCTGTTTGGATACTAACGCCAACGCCCGTTACTGAACTTGAACTAACTCAGCCATTTACCTGGCAGTTTATCTTCTTTATCGCATTTATATTCGGCTTTCATTTACCGCAAATAAAATTGTGGTGGAACAATTTATCACCAAAGACCCAGCGCTACACAAAATCAACAATTTTTGGCCTATTTCTAATCACCTTCACCGCCAATGTTTACGCTGAGTTCTTCGCGCCAGCCCTAAATGACGAGCTTTCTACTATCGTCAACAACCTTCGCCCTGAACTATCAGTATTCTTTGACAAACTAGCCCTAACCCCAGCCCGTCTCGCGATGTCACTAATTTGGTTCAGTGGCTTTTTCATGATATTTCGCCGCTTTGAGAAAAAAATCAAGCAATACTTCGGCTGGCTACTTATACCATTTGGCACTAACTCACTTTATGTTTACTCAATCCATGCTTTCGTCATCATGGGTATGCACCTAATAATCAACCCTCAGTATGGCACGCCCGCTAACTATTTCAATTCATTTGAACGTCTGGTAGAGATTCCTCAAAACCTCGCGCTATCGATTTTGGTAATTGCAATTATTTATTTAGCGGTACGAACCAAATTTTTGATGAAAATTATTCCGCGCTAAACTTGGTGATTTTTAGCGGCGATAAATCGATCGTTTCAGCCTCGCGATAGCGACCTGACAGACTAGCTTTCATGTCGCTATAGTAGACGTTATAAATATTTTTTGCGTGGGTAAATGCTTTTTTCGTGTCGGCAATTTTTCTGCTACTGCCATCTAGCGGAGCATAGCCGCCGCCAAGATGTTCATCACTGCTAACAAAGTATATTTGGCAATTCGGTAGATAGTAGTCTAGCTCAATTGCCACATAAGGATCAGCAGCCAATACCACATCATTTTCACTACATTTAACCATAGAAGCAACAGGGTTAACGTTTGGCTTTTGCATACGCTGAAAGTTATAATTGCCAACCTGACTGAGGTTAGTTGACCCGACCGCCAGAACTACCAGCAGAACTAACGGTGAGGCTATTCGCCAAACCTCACGACTCTCACGTTCGGTCGACAGCGCGAGACTAGCTCCCGCAAGCATAGCTAAGCCAATCGCAACGTGCGCCAAGTAACGCTCAACATACATTGATTTCACCAAAGATATCAGCATCAACACTGCTATCGGTACAACAATGTAGCAGACTAACAATAACAAAATACCACGATTTATTTTCTTTATATGAAGAGATTTGTTAATCGCACGCGTAGCCAAGAAAATTACCCCAACAACCAGCACTGAAGCAATTACGCCCAATTGCCAAAGTGGCTGATAGATCGTATTAAACGAAATAACACCAACTAGCTGCTCGAGATTCATTGGCTGTCCAATTGGTGCGAGTGCGCCATTGCCAACCTGCTTCAAAAATGACGACAGCCAAGGGAGAAACAGTAACAGACTAAACGCATAGGCCCCTATCCAGCGGCACTCTTTCCATGAAGACTTACGCAACCTACCAGCATCCATCGCGACTAGCCAGACCAGATGAGCCAGCCACAAAAGTGCCAGGTAGTATAGCGTATACATACCGAGAGCCACTAACGCTCCGTAGATAAGCCAGTCAGTCCACCGTTTGCTAGAGTGTGCCCGCACCAACATCGCCGTCGCTACCACGCCGATCAGCGACGCCATGGCATACATACGAATTTCAAAACCATAGCGCATCAGAAGCGGCGTCAAAAGTAGCGTCAACAGTACATAAACTGCTGTCCGCGCGTTAAAGTACTTCTTAATAAAACCACCCGCTACGGCGATTGAAGCTCCATAAAAAATCACGCTTAGCGAACGTAGCGCCAGCTCTCCCCAACCAAAAAGACACGCCCAGGCTTTTAGAAACAGATAGTAAAGTGGTGGATGGGTGTCAAGAGCCGTCAACCTAATTGCCTCACCCACCGACTGCTTAGCTACCATTATCGAATATGCTTCATCAAACCAAACGCTCTGCCTGAGGCCAATCCACAAACTAATAGCCATCGCAGCTATAGGCACGGCGACTATCAACCACCTATAGACCCTATCGT contains these protein-coding regions:
- a CDS encoding acyltransferase family protein, with the protein product MTSSIPAENKPKIDRIISLDLMRGWFLVIIILDHLCYFPNGLVFISGDSRLYVTAAEGFFIISGLVLGIVRGAKLIDRPFKYASRLIWKRSFMLYVTSVIITMLSIMIGWQFIGNDGVKSPLPLPEGNVFNLFWDIITLREFYGWADYLRLYAIFLALSPSVLWLLRHGKWYIALATSAAVWILTPTPVTELELTQPFTWQFIFFIAFIFGFHLPQIKLWWNNLSPKTQRYTKSTIFGLFLITFTANVYAEFFAPALNDELSTIVNNLRPELSVFFDKLALTPARLAMSLIWFSGFFMIFRRFEKKIKQYFGWLLIPFGTNSLYVYSIHAFVIMGMHLIINPQYGTPANYFNSFERLVEIPQNLALSILVIAIIYLAVRTKFLMKIIPR